From the Bacillus tuaregi genome, one window contains:
- a CDS encoding response regulator transcription factor, translating into MVVNERILLVEDDREIARIVCDFLRKAGYFVTWASTGKEGWEDFRQEEYDLVLVDLMLPEMDGFTLCKRIRLESEIPVLIISARNEQESLVHGLDIGADDYVTKPFRLEELQARISSHLRRYRRYLKKDQEENQTSYLDGLKIDFVKEAVYHYDEPLLLTAKEKDLLFLLAKNPFQTFSKAELFQHLWQQDDQNGNHTVTVHIKSLRTKLKDEMKSAKYIQTVWGVGYRFIGEPNP; encoded by the coding sequence ATGGTTGTGAATGAACGTATTTTGCTTGTAGAGGATGATCGTGAGATTGCGAGAATTGTATGTGACTTCCTGCGGAAGGCAGGGTATTTTGTGACTTGGGCCTCGACCGGGAAGGAGGGCTGGGAGGATTTCAGGCAGGAGGAGTACGATTTGGTGCTGGTGGATTTAATGTTGCCGGAGATGGATGGATTCACACTTTGCAAAAGGATTCGTCTCGAAAGTGAGATACCTGTTCTGATTATTAGTGCGAGAAATGAACAGGAGAGTCTTGTTCACGGCTTAGATATTGGGGCTGATGATTATGTAACAAAGCCGTTTCGTCTTGAGGAGCTTCAGGCCAGGATCAGTTCACATTTGCGTAGATACCGCCGCTATTTAAAGAAAGACCAAGAGGAGAATCAAACCAGCTATCTTGATGGTTTAAAAATTGATTTTGTAAAAGAAGCGGTTTACCACTACGATGAGCCGTTGTTATTAACAGCGAAGGAAAAGGATTTGCTTTTTCTTTTAGCTAAAAATCCCTTTCAAACGTTCTCTAAAGCCGAGCTTTTTCAGCATCTTTGGCAGCAGGATGACCAGAACGGGAATCATACGGTAACCGTTCATATCAAAAGCCTTCGAACAAAGCTGAAGGATGAAATGAAGTCAGCTAAATATATCCAAACCGTATGGGGTGTCGGCTATCGTTTTATAGGTGAACCCAATCCATGA
- a CDS encoding efflux RND transporter permease subunit has translation MKGLVNFVIRNKLAVWLLTIIITVSGIYSAARMKMETIPDISIPYLMVMDVYPGATPEQVMKDVSIPLEQAVEGLEDVKNVFSNSYSNMANLQVEYEYGVDMDEAKRALEAALDNVNLPEGAQDPTVTAISMNMMPVVALSVSSKSEDIVELTTTVEEILVPKIEKVEGVASVSIAGQHIEEVQLTYDQANMAELGLTEEKVKEMIQASDLAVSLGLFEFEEGEQAISVDGKFMTVDDLKEMLIPVTPSAAQPSPFVKLSNIAKVELIGKEQSVSRTNGKNSITIQIVKEQTANTVHVVNGVKDLIKEQEEKIEGLVIDVSLDQGAPIEESVTTMVEKAVFGGLIAVLIILLFLRDVKSTIISIVSIPVSIFMALLLLHWLDITLNIMTLGAITVAIGRVIDDSIVVVENIYRRLHLREEKLTGRALIREATIEMFKPILSSTLVTVAVFAPLIFVGGMVGELFTPFALTMTFALGASLLVAITIVPALSHFLFKKKLYDIKTESIHKEAGKLANWYKGVLNKALNHKIITSLLAVALLAGSLALTPLIGFSFMGSEEEKVMYLTYTPGTGELKEDTLKNVHVVEEKLLKRSDIDIVQVSVTESGDPMAAMMGGGSDGALMYLIFDPEMENFPEAREEIEEYIFNISQSGEWKSQNFSSMSSMATNEVSYTFYSEDLDKLYKAVEMVEGVMKKSDRLEDVTSSAENPYVEYTFHVEQDELLQYGLTAGQIIMMLNPMETKDVLTTIEKDGNNLEVIVQQEQTKDPKTIDELLAKQVPTALGTTMPLSELVTVKEGTTLNTLARSQGEYYASISGTVIGKDLSKATSAVDKEIDELDLPKGVTMGVAGVQADMNETFTQLGVAMLAAIAIVYFILVVTFGEGLAPFAILFSLPFAVIGSFVGLLIAGETISVSVMMGLLMLIGIVVTNAIVLVDRIIHMERDGMGMREAILEAGSTRLRPILMTAIATIGALIPLAIGTGGGGLISKGLGITVIGGLTSSTLLTLIIVPIVYEVLSKLFKKNRKEIEEN, from the coding sequence GTGAAGGGCTTAGTAAATTTTGTGATTAGAAATAAATTGGCAGTATGGCTTCTAACGATTATTATTACCGTTTCCGGTATTTATTCAGCAGCCAGAATGAAAATGGAAACAATACCTGATATCTCCATACCATACCTAATGGTTATGGATGTATATCCGGGAGCCACGCCCGAACAAGTGATGAAGGATGTTTCCATTCCCCTTGAGCAGGCCGTTGAAGGACTCGAGGATGTGAAAAATGTCTTTTCTAATTCCTATTCCAATATGGCCAATCTTCAGGTGGAATATGAATATGGAGTCGATATGGATGAGGCCAAACGGGCATTAGAGGCTGCGTTAGATAATGTTAACCTGCCGGAAGGGGCACAAGATCCGACGGTCACTGCGATCAGCATGAACATGATGCCCGTTGTGGCCTTAAGTGTCAGCAGTAAATCAGAGGATATTGTTGAATTAACGACAACTGTTGAAGAAATCCTGGTTCCAAAGATTGAAAAAGTCGAGGGTGTAGCGTCTGTATCAATTGCCGGTCAACACATCGAAGAAGTACAGCTTACATACGATCAAGCAAACATGGCTGAACTTGGCTTAACAGAAGAAAAGGTAAAGGAAATGATACAAGCCAGCGACTTGGCTGTTTCATTAGGACTATTTGAATTTGAAGAAGGCGAACAAGCCATTTCAGTGGACGGCAAATTCATGACGGTTGATGACTTAAAGGAAATGCTGATTCCTGTTACCCCATCTGCTGCTCAGCCTTCTCCATTTGTAAAGCTTAGTAATATTGCAAAGGTAGAACTGATTGGGAAAGAACAATCCGTGTCACGGACAAATGGTAAGAATTCCATTACCATTCAAATCGTCAAGGAACAAACAGCTAACACCGTTCACGTTGTAAACGGGGTGAAGGATTTAATTAAAGAACAGGAAGAAAAAATCGAAGGTCTTGTCATTGACGTATCTCTTGACCAAGGTGCCCCTATTGAAGAATCTGTCACCACAATGGTTGAGAAGGCGGTATTTGGTGGATTAATTGCTGTTTTAATAATCCTGCTGTTCCTTCGTGATGTGAAATCAACGATTATTTCAATCGTTTCGATTCCAGTGTCGATTTTTATGGCACTTCTGCTCCTACACTGGCTCGATATTACATTGAATATCATGACATTAGGAGCCATTACAGTTGCCATCGGTCGAGTGATCGATGACTCCATTGTTGTGGTAGAAAATATTTATCGTCGTCTTCATCTAAGAGAAGAAAAATTAACCGGTCGAGCCCTTATTCGTGAAGCGACAATTGAAATGTTCAAACCCATTTTATCCTCGACATTAGTTACTGTCGCAGTATTTGCACCACTTATCTTCGTCGGTGGTATGGTAGGAGAGCTATTCACTCCGTTTGCTTTAACGATGACATTTGCGCTTGGTGCCTCGTTACTAGTCGCCATTACGATAGTCCCTGCCCTTTCACACTTCTTATTTAAAAAGAAGCTATATGACATAAAAACAGAAAGCATTCATAAAGAGGCAGGTAAATTAGCTAATTGGTACAAGGGTGTTCTTAATAAAGCATTGAACCACAAAATTATTACCTCTTTGCTTGCCGTAGCTTTATTAGCTGGAAGCTTAGCGTTGACGCCATTAATCGGCTTCAGCTTCATGGGTAGTGAGGAAGAAAAAGTCATGTACTTAACGTACACCCCTGGGACAGGTGAATTAAAAGAGGATACATTAAAAAATGTCCATGTAGTAGAAGAAAAGCTGTTAAAACGCAGTGATATTGATATTGTTCAAGTCTCGGTAACGGAAAGCGGCGATCCAATGGCGGCTATGATGGGAGGCGGAAGTGATGGTGCCCTTATGTACCTTATCTTCGACCCAGAAATGGAAAACTTCCCTGAAGCTCGTGAAGAAATCGAAGAATATATCTTTAATATCAGTCAATCCGGTGAATGGAAGAGCCAAAACTTCTCTTCTATGTCATCCATGGCTACAAATGAAGTCAGCTACACCTTCTATAGTGAGGATTTAGATAAATTATACAAAGCAGTTGAGATGGTTGAAGGTGTTATGAAGAAAAGTGACCGCTTAGAAGATGTTACGTCAAGTGCAGAAAATCCATACGTTGAATATACCTTCCATGTGGAGCAGGATGAATTACTGCAATACGGGTTAACTGCTGGTCAAATTATCATGATGTTAAACCCTATGGAAACGAAGGATGTTCTAACAACGATTGAAAAAGACGGCAATAACCTTGAAGTGATTGTTCAACAAGAACAAACGAAAGACCCTAAAACAATCGATGAGCTATTAGCTAAACAAGTACCGACAGCACTTGGTACGACCATGCCTCTTTCAGAGCTTGTAACCGTCAAAGAGGGTACAACACTTAATACATTAGCGCGTAGCCAAGGTGAGTATTACGCATCCATATCCGGAACCGTCATTGGTAAAGATTTGTCCAAAGCAACATCTGCTGTAGATAAAGAGATTGATGAATTAGACCTGCCAAAGGGTGTTACAATGGGCGTTGCAGGAGTGCAGGCCGATATGAACGAAACCTTCACGCAGCTTGGTGTGGCCATGCTAGCAGCGATTGCGATTGTTTACTTTATCCTAGTGGTAACATTCGGAGAAGGACTTGCGCCATTTGCTATCCTGTTCTCCCTGCCTTTTGCTGTTATCGGTTCATTTGTCGGCTTATTGATTGCAGGCGAAACTATCTCTGTATCTGTTATGATGGGTCTCTTGATGTTAATCGGTATCGTTGTAACAAACGCTATCGTACTGGTAGACCGAATCATTCATATGGAGCGTGATGGAATGGGTATGCGTGAAGCGATTCTCGAAGCTGGATCAACACGACTTCGCCCTATCCTGATGACAGCCATTGCAACAATCGGTGCCTTAATCCCATTAGCGATTGGTACAGGTGGCGGCGGTCTTATTTCCAAAGGACTGGGCATCACCGTCATCGGTGGGTTAACAAGCTCAACCTTGTTAACCTTAATCATCGTACCAATCGTATATGAAGTCCTTTCAAAGCTATTCAAGAAAAATCGAAAAGAGATTGAAGAGAACTAG
- a CDS encoding CheR family methyltransferase has translation MINSMDTSILSIDEGSEGELEKIEIELLLKGVYDWCGYDFRDYAYPSIRRRVWHRVHAEKLTSITGLLEKILHDAACLQRFIADFSINVTEMFRDPLFFRAFREKVVPLLRTYPSIRIWHAGCSTGEEVYSMAMLLHEEGLYENAKLYATDINPNVLKTAKSGLFPIENMKKYTNNYIQAGGKQAFSDYYCVTTNGVKFDPFLTKNVVFAQHNLVSDRSFNTFHVILCRNVLIYFNKGLQKKVHKLFYESLGMFGILGLGDKESLYYLEISDSYEELSVSQKLYKKIK, from the coding sequence ATGATCAATTCAATGGATACTAGTATATTATCAATTGATGAGGGTTCCGAAGGTGAATTAGAAAAAATCGAAATTGAATTGTTATTAAAGGGTGTCTATGATTGGTGCGGATATGATTTCCGTGATTATGCCTATCCTTCGATTCGAAGGAGAGTCTGGCATCGGGTTCATGCTGAAAAATTGACCAGTATCACAGGGCTGCTTGAAAAGATCCTTCATGATGCTGCCTGTTTACAACGATTTATTGCTGATTTTTCCATCAATGTCACAGAGATGTTTCGAGACCCTCTCTTTTTTAGAGCATTTAGAGAAAAGGTTGTACCATTATTACGCACGTATCCATCGATTAGAATTTGGCATGCAGGCTGTTCGACAGGGGAAGAAGTGTATTCAATGGCCATGTTGCTGCATGAGGAAGGTCTCTATGAAAATGCCAAGCTTTATGCAACTGATATCAATCCGAACGTACTGAAAACTGCTAAGAGTGGATTATTTCCAATCGAAAATATGAAGAAATATACGAATAATTATATCCAGGCTGGAGGCAAGCAAGCCTTCTCAGATTATTACTGTGTAACAACGAATGGGGTAAAATTTGATCCGTTTTTAACCAAAAATGTCGTATTCGCTCAGCATAATCTTGTCTCAGACCGGTCCTTTAATACCTTTCATGTGATTCTGTGCAGGAATGTCCTAATTTATTTTAATAAAGGCTTGCAAAAAAAAGTGCATAAGCTTTTTTACGAAAGCCTAGGCATGTTTGGTATTCTTGGTCTTGGTGATAAGGAATCACTCTACTATTTGGAAATAAGTGATTCATATGAAGAGCTAAGTGTAAGTCAGAAGCTGTATAAAAAAATTAAATAG
- a CDS encoding potassium/proton antiporter: protein MDAYVWNTDAIILLISVLLLAGVITTKLSARLGVPSLVLFILVGMLLGNFVYFDSAHVAQMIGVLALIIILFEGGLQTNMNTIRSVITPSISLATIGVFITTALVAIPVKFIMGVDWLTAFLLGSIIGSTDAAAVFAVLKGQNIKPKIGATLEAESGSNDPMAVFLTLAIIQLITVPDSNFFTLMGSFLLQMGLGALLGVLFGKLAIWGLNRIRLDSSGLYPVFASAFVILTYGITASLKGSGLLAVYIAGILIGNADITYKHSIVRFSEGFAWMMQISMFVILGLLVFPAEVFTGEIMLKGVIISAILMLVARPVAVYLSTLKMGFTHNEKLFLSWAGLKGAVPIVLATYPLLANVDGGQEIFNIVFFVVLISCLVQGSTITPLAHRLKLIGPQKATPIYSIELLSLGKADAEMLAYEMEGNAEILGQNLNQIPFPKGALVNAVIRDDKLITPSGNTVLKEGDFLYILTKRKDLQKVKQLLKKEKQPTEEKIPASEEDILKKAIE from the coding sequence TTGGATGCATATGTTTGGAATACGGATGCGATTATTCTGCTTATCTCCGTTTTACTTCTAGCGGGTGTTATCACGACCAAATTATCGGCACGTCTTGGCGTACCGTCCCTCGTTCTATTTATTCTTGTTGGGATGCTGCTGGGGAATTTTGTTTATTTTGATAGTGCCCATGTTGCCCAAATGATTGGTGTACTAGCTCTTATAATTATTCTTTTTGAGGGCGGCCTCCAGACGAATATGAATACCATTCGTTCCGTCATCACCCCCTCCATCTCTCTCGCTACTATCGGTGTTTTCATCACCACAGCACTCGTTGCCATTCCAGTCAAGTTTATCATGGGCGTAGATTGGCTGACCGCCTTTTTATTAGGCTCTATTATTGGATCAACCGATGCAGCTGCCGTTTTTGCTGTCTTAAAGGGACAGAATATTAAACCGAAAATCGGCGCTACCTTGGAAGCAGAATCAGGGTCTAATGATCCGATGGCTGTTTTTTTAACATTGGCCATTATTCAACTGATAACGGTTCCTGACTCTAATTTCTTCACGTTGATGGGATCGTTCCTTTTACAAATGGGCTTAGGTGCATTGCTAGGGGTATTATTTGGAAAGCTGGCGATTTGGGGTCTTAACCGAATACGTTTAGATTCCAGTGGACTTTATCCTGTCTTTGCTTCAGCGTTCGTCATTCTAACCTATGGAATTACGGCATCCTTAAAAGGCAGCGGCTTGCTTGCCGTCTATATTGCGGGGATATTAATTGGAAATGCTGATATTACCTATAAACATTCTATTGTAAGGTTTTCCGAAGGTTTTGCCTGGATGATGCAAATTTCTATGTTTGTAATTTTGGGACTTTTGGTCTTTCCGGCAGAGGTATTTACAGGAGAAATTATGTTGAAAGGGGTTATTATTTCCGCAATTCTCATGCTGGTGGCAAGACCTGTAGCTGTTTACCTTTCAACGCTAAAGATGGGATTCACTCATAATGAGAAGCTCTTTTTATCATGGGCTGGGTTAAAGGGAGCTGTACCAATTGTACTGGCGACCTATCCTCTTTTAGCAAATGTTGACGGGGGTCAGGAAATATTTAATATTGTATTTTTTGTTGTCCTGATTAGCTGTCTTGTCCAGGGTTCAACCATTACTCCGTTAGCACATAGATTAAAGCTTATCGGACCTCAAAAAGCAACACCTATCTATTCTATCGAGTTGCTTTCATTAGGAAAAGCAGATGCAGAGATGCTTGCTTATGAAATGGAGGGGAATGCTGAGATTCTTGGCCAAAATTTAAATCAGATTCCATTCCCTAAGGGTGCACTGGTTAATGCGGTGATTCGTGACGACAAACTAATAACACCAAGTGGAAATACAGTTTTAAAAGAAGGTGACTTTCTCTATATCTTAACAAAAAGAAAAGACCTTCAAAAGGTAAAGCAATTGTTGAAAAAGGAAAAGCAGCCCACTGAAGAAAAGATTCCAGCGAGCGAAGAAGATATTCTAAAAAAGGCGATTGAGTAG
- a CDS encoding RidA family protein — protein sequence MTNQIKTPEEALSELGITLEPARQPLGNYIGCVRTGNLIFTSGQISDQHIGTLGQDLTIEDGYQAARQAGLNVLRILKSELGELSRVKRVVKVFGMVHSALDFTDHPKVINGASDLFVEVFGEKGIHARSAVGFAQLPKSAAVELEIIVEVED from the coding sequence ATGACAAATCAAATTAAGACTCCAGAAGAAGCTTTATCAGAATTAGGGATTACTCTAGAGCCAGCACGACAACCGTTAGGCAATTATATCGGCTGTGTTCGTACTGGTAATCTCATTTTTACTTCCGGACAGATCTCAGACCAACACATCGGAACATTAGGACAGGACTTAACGATAGAAGATGGCTACCAAGCTGCTCGTCAAGCGGGTCTTAACGTTTTACGCATATTGAAAAGTGAACTAGGTGAATTATCGCGGGTAAAACGAGTTGTAAAAGTATTTGGAATGGTCCATTCTGCCCTAGATTTTACTGATCATCCAAAGGTGATCAACGGTGCCTCTGACCTATTTGTAGAAGTATTCGGTGAAAAGGGAATACACGCCCGCTCAGCAGTTGGGTTTGCACAGCTTCCTAAAAGCGCCGCCGTTGAGCTTGAAATTATTGTTGAGGTTGAAGATTAA
- the cobT gene encoding nicotinate-nucleotide--dimethylbenzimidazole phosphoribosyltransferase: protein MSLLQKTLEKIECLDHGITTLARERVDNLIKPAKSLGKLEDLAVQLAGITKNLEPSFDEKAIIVMAGDHGVYEEGVTNNPQEVTVAQTLNFAKGLTGVCVIGQVSGARIVPVDIGIKSELPPDVGIILRKVKNGTENMAKGPAMTREEAVKAIEVGIEIANDEMAKGAQILGTGEMGIANTTPSTAILSVLLNCDPIGITGRGAGLGKGGIEHKAEVIRRAILINEPNPHDAIDVLAKVGGLEIGGMAGVMLGAAANRVPVVVDGYISTIAAIIATGIEPRVKDYLIASHASQEPGAKRASELLGVKPMLAMDMCLGEGSGAALAFPIIEAACQMLKRMPTFAEIGMDI, encoded by the coding sequence ATGTCATTATTACAGAAAACACTTGAGAAGATTGAGTGCTTGGACCATGGAATCACAACCTTAGCGAGGGAAAGAGTAGATAATCTGATTAAGCCGGCGAAGAGCTTAGGGAAGCTGGAGGATTTGGCCGTGCAGCTAGCGGGTATTACAAAAAATTTGGAACCCTCATTTGACGAGAAGGCAATTATTGTTATGGCGGGTGACCATGGGGTTTATGAGGAAGGCGTAACGAATAATCCGCAGGAGGTTACCGTTGCACAGACTCTAAATTTTGCCAAGGGACTTACAGGTGTTTGTGTCATTGGACAGGTATCAGGTGCGCGCATTGTCCCGGTTGATATAGGTATAAAAAGTGAGCTGCCGCCTGATGTGGGGATTATTCTGAGAAAGGTAAAAAACGGGACAGAGAATATGGCAAAAGGCCCTGCCATGACAAGGGAAGAGGCAGTAAAAGCGATTGAAGTAGGCATTGAAATCGCCAATGACGAAATGGCTAAAGGTGCTCAAATCCTTGGAACAGGTGAAATGGGGATTGCTAACACGACACCAAGTACGGCGATATTGTCTGTATTACTAAATTGTGATCCAATAGGGATCACTGGGAGAGGGGCAGGATTAGGCAAGGGGGGGATTGAGCACAAAGCGGAGGTAATTAGGAGAGCTATACTTATTAACGAGCCAAACCCCCATGATGCTATTGATGTATTAGCAAAGGTGGGTGGTTTGGAAATTGGCGGTATGGCAGGTGTGATGCTAGGAGCGGCCGCTAACCGTGTTCCTGTTGTAGTCGATGGCTATATTTCCACAATCGCAGCTATCATTGCTACAGGGATTGAACCACGGGTAAAGGACTATTTAATTGCTTCACATGCTTCACAGGAGCCAGGAGCTAAAAGGGCCAGTGAACTATTAGGAGTGAAACCAATGCTAGCAATGGATATGTGCTTAGGTGAAGGGTCCGGAGCTGCATTAGCCTTTCCGATTATAGAAGCTGCCTGTCAGATGCTGAAAAGGATGCCGACCTTTGCAGAAATTGGTATGGATATCTGA
- a CDS encoding TetR/AcrR family transcriptional regulator: MVKKQLIMEKALELFAKQGFEATSIKQITDYCGISKGAFYLSFKSKDELILTLIDYFMIQIISDIDYIVKNTNTNDNLLYGFYYTIFHTFQKHSDFAKILIKEQSHTLNEELIGKMHSYDQLIESLILSMIERLYGDVVREIKYDLMYCVKSFMSIYSKLLLFQDTPLDLKQLSMSLVEKTMILAKHTTISFLSGELIQIMKQPSHDRFTKEQIIELMEQKITEMEDSIEKESLILLKQHVLESNLNPAIVKGLLENIRHHPHCKWIAYLLRNH; the protein is encoded by the coding sequence ATGGTAAAGAAGCAATTAATAATGGAAAAGGCCCTAGAACTTTTTGCTAAACAGGGCTTTGAGGCTACTTCAATTAAGCAAATTACGGATTATTGTGGGATTTCGAAAGGGGCTTTTTACTTATCATTCAAATCAAAGGATGAGTTAATACTAACATTGATTGACTATTTTATGATCCAAATTATTTCAGATATTGACTACATAGTCAAAAATACAAACACAAATGATAACTTACTATATGGATTCTATTACACGATATTTCATACGTTTCAGAAGCATTCTGATTTTGCCAAAATCCTGATAAAGGAGCAATCACACACGTTAAACGAGGAATTAATTGGTAAAATGCATTCCTATGATCAATTAATAGAATCATTAATTCTTTCCATGATTGAACGACTGTATGGGGATGTAGTTCGGGAAATAAAATATGATTTGATGTATTGTGTTAAAAGCTTTATGAGTATTTACTCAAAATTGCTATTGTTTCAGGATACTCCACTTGATTTAAAGCAGTTGTCGATGTCGCTTGTGGAAAAAACTATGATTCTTGCGAAGCATACTACCATTTCGTTTCTATCTGGAGAGCTGATTCAAATAATGAAGCAGCCGTCACATGACCGCTTCACAAAGGAACAAATTATTGAATTAATGGAGCAAAAAATAACTGAAATGGAGGATTCAATCGAGAAAGAATCATTGATCCTGCTAAAACAGCATGTCCTTGAATCGAATCTCAATCCTGCGATTGTCAAAGGTCTGCTTGAAAATATACGTCATCATCCACATTGTAAATGGATTGCTTATTTACTGCGTAATCATTGA
- the ald gene encoding alanine dehydrogenase has product MIIGVPKEIKNNENRVALTPAGVVSYINAGHKVIIETNAGIGSLFTDEDYKNAGAEIIDNAADVWAQSEMIMKVKEPLESEYKYFRQGLILFTYLHLAAEAPLAKALKESGVTAIAYESVELNRTLPLLAPMSEVAGRMATQIGAQFLQKTNGGMGILLAGVPGVARGKVTIIGGGVVGTNAAKMAIGLGADVTILDMSAERLRQLDDIFGNSIKTLMSNPFNIAEAVREADLLIGAVLIPGAKAPKLVTEEMVQSMKPGSVIVDVAIDQGGIVATNDRVTTHDNPTFVKHGVVHYAVANMPGAVPRTSTIALTNVTVPYGLQIANKGVRRAIEENPSLKLGVNVVNGEITSLPVAKDLGYEYVPVDKAVEKALV; this is encoded by the coding sequence ATGATTATTGGAGTACCTAAGGAAATTAAGAATAACGAAAACCGTGTAGCATTAACACCTGCTGGGGTTGTATCTTATATAAATGCCGGACATAAGGTTATAATCGAAACTAACGCTGGAATTGGAAGCCTTTTCACCGATGAAGATTACAAAAATGCAGGGGCAGAAATCATTGATAATGCTGCAGACGTTTGGGCACAATCAGAAATGATTATGAAAGTTAAGGAGCCTCTTGAAAGCGAATACAAATACTTCCGTCAAGGCTTAATCCTATTCACATATTTACATCTTGCAGCAGAGGCTCCATTAGCAAAAGCGCTTAAGGAGTCTGGCGTAACAGCTATTGCATATGAATCAGTAGAATTAAATCGTACTCTTCCACTATTAGCACCAATGAGTGAAGTAGCAGGAAGAATGGCAACACAAATCGGTGCACAGTTCCTACAAAAAACAAACGGCGGTATGGGCATCCTATTAGCTGGTGTACCAGGAGTAGCTCGTGGAAAGGTGACAATCATCGGCGGTGGTGTTGTTGGAACAAACGCTGCGAAAATGGCCATTGGACTTGGTGCAGATGTAACAATTCTTGATATGAGCGCAGAACGTCTTCGTCAATTAGATGATATTTTCGGAAATTCTATTAAAACATTAATGTCAAATCCATTTAATATTGCTGAAGCAGTTCGTGAAGCAGATTTATTAATCGGTGCGGTATTAATTCCAGGTGCAAAAGCTCCTAAACTAGTAACAGAAGAAATGGTTCAATCAATGAAGCCTGGTTCTGTTATCGTTGACGTTGCGATTGACCAAGGCGGTATCGTAGCAACAAATGATCGCGTAACAACTCATGATAATCCTACATTTGTTAAGCACGGTGTTGTACATTATGCAGTTGCTAACATGCCGGGAGCCGTTCCAAGAACTTCAACAATCGCTCTTACAAACGTAACCGTTCCTTACGGATTACAAATTGCTAATAAAGGTGTTCGTCGTGCAATCGAGGAAAATCCTAGCTTAAAACTTGGTGTAAACGTTGTGAATGGTGAGATTACTTCCTTACCAGTAGCAAAAGATCTTGGCTATGAGTATGTACCAGTTGATAAAGCGGTTGAAAAGGCATTAGTTTAA